Within the Cololabis saira isolate AMF1-May2022 chromosome 22, fColSai1.1, whole genome shotgun sequence genome, the region CATGAAGCAGGTGCAGTAGGGGTTCCTGGGGCAGCTGATCATCAGGATGAGGTGCAGGAAGAACGGCGCCCAGCACACCACGAACACCCCCAGCAGGATGGTGAGGGTGATGGCGCCCTTCATGTTGGCCCGCTGGTGGATGGGCGCGTTGCCCGGCAGGGCGGCGATCCGCTTCATGTGCAGGCGCGCCAGCAGGAACATGTGGACGTAGAGCGACGCCATCAGCACCAGCATGGTGAAGAACATGGTGATGAGGCAGATGAGCACCGTGGTGCTCTCGGAGTAGATGATGAACATGATGCCGGACACGATGCAGCACGTCCAGATGCTGCTGATGACCAGCGTCGCCCGCCGCAGGGTGACGATGTTGTGATACCGCAGGGCGTAGAAGATGGTGATGTAGCGGTCGACGGCGATCGCCAGCAGGCTGCAGATGGACGCCAGCAGCGAGCTGCAGATCATGGAGTCAAACACGTTGTCCATGCTTTTAATGAGCCTGGCCGGGATGGTCAGGCTGCCCCCGTTGATGAGCGCTATGACGATGGTCTCGGAGGCGTTGGAGACGCTGACCAGCATGTCGGCCACCGCCAGGCTGCAGATGAAGAAGTACATGGGGGAGTGCAGGTTCTTGTTCTTGACGATGGCAGCGACGACCATGATGTTCTCCAGGAGACTGAGGATCCCCAGGGTGAGGAAAACCTCGGTGGAGATCAGCAGCTGCTCGTAGCATCCTGCAGACGAGTCCTTGTCCTCTGCTGAATAGTCTTTGTCCAGAGGCAGAGCGCTCGAGGCGAGGCTCCGGTTGGGATGAAACGAGATCAGTCCAGGATGTACGGTGGAGTTCATTATGGTTCCCGGTGAACTTCCAGCTCCTCAGAGATGGATGTTTTTATCGCTGCGTCAGCCTCCCTGACTTCATCTACGTTCCTAAGGAGGAGGGAAGTCTcacaagtttttcttttaaatctatCTCCCCAAAGAGGGATGATTTCATTCAAACATTTGCTTTTGTTAAGTCAGAAAGACAAATCCCACTGATCTGGAGGAAAAAATGAGTGAAACGGAGATGATGTTTGAGCGCAGCAGCATGACAGCGAGCGGAGCATCACTTCACCAGCCTCCCTGACCATCCTcggctctctctttctctctcgccGCTGTTatacctgacacacacacacaaacaaacgctCACACTCCCCCCCGAGCCCTCCTTTCCTATTCGCTCGCCAGTAAGGTGGGAGGAGGAGCAGAGACTGAGCAGAGGCAGGGTTGGAGATTCAAGGTTTTCACATAATAGTGAAAAGAATTCAACATTTCAAGTTAAGAAAAGCAATATTGAAGTTAAGATATTTTTATTCAGGTGCAACAACAGCAGCCCTCTTCCAAAAGTCACGTTTGTGAATCATTAAAACTCCTGCTTTCACACTAAATGGGACAAAAGCAACagatgaaatgagaaaaaacagATTTTCGTTTCACTCATCAAAATCAGCGGAGAAGGACAAGCATGAAAACATCACTTTTGAAATTACTAGCTGTAGCAAGAAAAATAACGTGTTGGTATTCTGGCTTTATTGGTCATAGAGTATGATTTGATTGTTATCTATTAGAgtaacaaggcaaggcaagtttatttgtatagcacaattcaacacaaggtaattcaaagtgctttacatcaacgttAAAAGCGgcgagacacaattaaacagtaaataacaaataaaatgaaacaaaatgataagaaaagaggtaaaacaataaaaaacacaaattgttaaaaagtaagggcagtagagtacagcaggtacacatctcattcttacaatggcaagaattgcgtttctatacggtcaagaCGTACAAaaaccaggtcaaatacagtatttccaaagtaatctgtaacaattcgtacggtgaattaaaccaatttgacaattctacaccgcaatgcctgtttccaggtcttattttagacaactgatgagaattacgtttctatacggtcaaaacgtacaaagaccgggtcaaatacagtattacaaaagtaatctgtgccgattagtgcggtgaatcagaccaatttgacaattcaacGTCACAACAGATAAACGCTGCACTTATGCATGAATTTAGAAACCACCTTCTCATCTTGAGCACTGTGGAAGCCTCTGAGGGACACCACATATGTGGTTTAGCACCTTCTTGGACAACAGGAGGGTTTCTGTAACGATTGGTGACCCCTCCTCATCACATGGCTCCCCTCCCTTGTGGGATACCACAGGGTTTCATTTTTGGCCCTTTTGTTTTTACAGATCATCTTAATGCTGGTTTAATCCAAGCAAACTGCGTCAACTCGtcaactcatccatccatccatccatccatccatccatccatccatccatccatccatccaaccatccatccatccatccatccatccatccatccatccatccatccatccatccatccatccatccatccatccatccatccatccatccatccatccatccataattaACAATAAGAAGACTAGAAGACATCACTGAAAATGGCAAACATCTCTCTTCATGGGTCTACTCACTGATCAGGCAGCTCGAAGGCTGCTGCTTAGGATGAACACTCAGAATTACTCTATGTATGTTGCTTACTTTACCAACATCAAAACGTCGTCCAAGTGGTGAAATATGGTGGAGGCAGCATCATGATTTGGGCTCTCATCTGTCTCTCAGGGGGGTTTTTTCCATCAGGAATGCATCATTCCCCTAGAAAAGCTAGAGGAAGTGGTTGGAGAGAGGGGAGGTCTGGGCCTCCTTTATAAAGCTGTTTATGGTCATGACCCAAATTGAAATAACATCTTGGTGGATGGACCAATGGATAGGGCCATGACCCTtaacattaggggtgtaacaatatatcgtgccacgaaatttcgcgatacaaaaacgtcacgatacgtgtcgtggaggtgacaaactgtatcgcaatattgggttattaatattaatctattgtgttgactagtaacgcgcatccgaccgcgcggaccaaaatctgactccactcagaagaaactagtcccgttttgagctctgaacctttacttatgtaagtctggtgtagagttaagccttaccttattaaattaaacctttttggggtcgtgagtaggataaacaggggacaacttctgcgtgagttccagtgtactttaatgtccctcaacagtgtaggattttagaacatcaacacagcacctagtgccgtactgtggcgtatcactccgcccaatctaaaacagactaatcactacagataaactgactagtgtcattatagtccctgattcacatcagaatataaagaatatatttataaaataatgaaccctgaattaccaaaataaccttaacaaaaataaatataaggtgagcatgaatcaatcttttttatgatgtaaaattgtatgtatttatttacttttatttaattttagttgttaaatttctggaaaagaaaaaagtcaaatcatacatgagagaaactattcagtttgtggcaaaatatttgtacttgtatgaaactgaagatgcataatgcaaacctgacatttacttttagttcagtttgtggaaaatggttggcctggctttctctttaaaacttaaacagttataaagcattacaaactgtaacaatagagcaaacacacagcattgttttgtattttgtgtctttcaaataaaagaacattttttccagtcatatgttcctcattcaaggttgttaaaaaaatactgctataatatcgtatcgttatcgtgacctcaatatcgtgtatcgtaccgtaccgtgagattagtgtattgttacacccctacttaaCATGGACCTAAATCTGATACAGATTGGCTCCATGTGGTCCAACATTGTAGGGATGCTGTGGAAGGACATCAAGAGGGCCGATCAGGTCAGTTATCCAACAAACCTGAGCTGAAGCGGTTCTGGAAAGAGGAATGGTCCAAACTTCCTCCTGAATGATGTCGAGCTCCGATCCAGAGATACTGAAAGTTATTTCTCACAAAGGAGCATCATTTCATAGGTTCACTTTTTCATTTAACGTGCGTACTCAataaaagacagaaaataaaatagaagagAAAATCGTTATTTCACAGATAAGATTTGGACAGCTGGCTAACACCTCGTTGTGGTGGGAAGTCGGACCCGGAAGCAGAATGAAAGGATTTATTGAAGGTTaagcagaaaagaaaagacaaaatgcattttttcgCAAGGATGAGTGAAGGTGGGCGATGGAAGAGAGGTCTCAGACTTCAGTGATGAAGACTGGACGGATGAGAAACGCTCTGATTCTTAGCTGGAACCCCtgcgaggaaaaaaaacacaatgtcCACGCAAGGTAGGGAGGGTTTCCACCCACGCGCACTCACGCAGATGAAATATGAAGGAGGTAAAGTGGTAATACAAATATTACCACTTCAAAAAACCCTTAAAAATGAAACCATATCTGGTGGCCTTGTGAGACGGCCACAGCATTTCTAGGGGAGAAAAAGCAGGCGGTTCTGGCTTTATGGGGGTAGTTATGGAGCTTTTATGTTGTACTGCACATACATAAGTAATGCACAGAGGACAAACGTGGGGTTTTGATCAGCAGTCTGATAACAGCTCGGCAGAAATCCTGACTGAACCCTCCATCTCTCGCCTGCAGGCAAGAGTCTGACGGGGCTGAGCCGAGTCTCTCAGGATACCGCCGGCTTTCTCCGGCAGCCTCTTCAATGAGGCAGCGTGACTCCAGTCATCCTCTCCGCTGTTCTCAACACACTTCTCAGGGTTGGCCTGTCTTGTCACTGCTCTCATAGCAGAAAGAGAGATCCTGCCGGTCTTTACGGAGCCCCTGCAGGATGAGAGGAGATTAcactttctttgtctttattgaaCTCGTTTGCTTCCAGGAATGTGAATGTTTTTGTGGGGAATCAGTTCAAGCACATCCTGTTTGGTTTTCTGAATCATCTTGATATAaactataatctgaccttgattACAACGTTGTAAAGAAACTGTTCAGTCACATCAGTGGTATTGGACTGATATCGACCATCGGTCGTCATGCCTgagtatcggtatcggagccCGACCTGAACAAGTCAGGCTGGTGCGTCcctcgtttttctttttttattgaagtgagaGCAATTTTGGAAGAAAATAAACAGAATTTTTTCTCATAACCTGTATGAAACATGTCAACAAACAACACAACAAAAGCAGCATGTTCCCAGAGCCGGAACAAGCTTCCTCAGAACCTGTCCATGTAATAGTGATAAAATGTCTATCTTAAATGTATTAGTTCTGATTGGCAAAGGCCCTTGGATTTGTGATGTTGTaataggaaaagaaaaacaaactaataTCATAATCCCTTTGTAAATAATTTTTAACCGTCGTTTTGTTGATCGTTTATAAGAAATGTCTAACCGTTAGGGGAGACGCGGTGTCCGTTATTCAGCCAATACAGAACTGGACGCTGAGTAACGAACatcgtgtctgtgtgtctgtttcaCACCCCCTTTTTTAGGTAAGAAATGTATATTATTtagcactgtatatatatatatatatttatttgtaggACTGTAGGCAACTGTTAAATATAGTTTGATGACTTTGAGAGTGAGTTTTGGTTTTGAGAGTGATATTATTTGCCTGCGGAGTGCGGACTTTTACTGGCTGTGCGCgcctgtgtgttttgtgtgtgtggtgtgtcagAAGATATTTGCTGaaatatatgaaatatatgTTTGAGAAAAACTAATACAGAACTGGACGCTGAGTAACGAACatcgtgtctgtgtgtctgtttcaCACCCCCTTTTTTAGGGGTATAACATCCACAGCAATGAACCTCTGCAAGGCACGGAAACGCAAGGCACGGCGAGGCACGgcgaggcaaggcaaggcaaggcaagtttgtaCGGCACAATTCAATTGCAATTGCTGCTCACAGCAATGAAACGTTACAGGGCAGGGCAAGGCACGATGAGGTGaggcagggcaaggcaaggcagggcaaatttgtagagcacaattcaacgacgtgattcaaggtgctttacagcgacattaaaacatcacatagtagaaataaaaagcaatcaaataaaacaaaaaaaaacaagagtttaaaagcagaaattgttcacagacagacaccagttcaaaataattaaacaaatgagatggaagaaataaaggttgcagtgcattatgggagattactgaaatgcagcagcaaataaaagaaaccaatATCAAGAGGATTTGTTAATCCTGCCATAAAAACTAATTAAAGAGAAAGTTGGAGATTAAATACGAAGTGAAGAAAGGGATCCCAGCTACTGACGAATTTACCGTACATTCAACATCACATTTGGTCTTATCTTCTCAGATGAAATTGTTATTTATTTGCGCTCTTGGCGGTTCCCTGGAGCTCTGAAATGCTGTAAAAGTGAACCATGAGTACAGATAGGCTGTAGTTAAAAGCGCCCCCGTCAAAGCCTTTATTTCCCCCTGACCTCTAAACGCAGGCGTTTAACTCCGATTAAGCCCGAAAAACGAGTAAACATCCAGCTCGCCCAAGCTCAGGTTAAATTGTGACATCACAGCCGTGTTACGATGCGTTAACTCCGACTGAATCTGTCTGAAATGAGAGGAAAATAAACACTAAATACGATCTTTTATATGCACTTTAAGCTTCTTTGATCACATTAGGTAAACCTTAGACTCACttttctctaaaaaaaaaacaaaaatatgacaTATCACGTGCCAAAAgcattgaaaaaaagaagacggTTGCTGTATATCTTCAGGCACCGATGACGCAAATTAATGACGTTTcatacatgtttttcttttatgcaacctctttgttttctccttcgattatgttGCTATGACTCACCAAACTCATTTTTACACTCTTGGCCTTCAAAATAGGTTCTTTATTggttgatattaacaattatcTCAGGACAAATGAAACAGATAAGATCTGGAGCCAATGTCATGTCAAGGTGTTTGGAGACAAAGGGACAACATGAGGGCCAAGGAGGTCTCAGTAGTGAAGGAGGTCATTGTTAGGCTGAAAAACAAATCATTAAGACGGACAGCGAATCCCTGTGAGTGTAGCTGCACCAACAGTTTGCTATAGtcgttttaaaaataaaaaagcactgGTGAGCccaacaacagcaaaataaaaacCCTTTGCAGCATCGGCAGGAGTCAGGTGTTGCGTGTTGTGAAGGCTGCATGAACAAAGTCTGGTCACGTTTTTCTCGTTTCATTAAATTCAGAAATACTTTAGGTATACACTtt harbors:
- the mc4r gene encoding melanocortin receptor 4 is translated as MNSTVHPGLISFHPNRSLASSALPLDKDYSAEDKDSSAGCYEQLLISTEVFLTLGILSLLENIMVVAAIVKNKNLHSPMYFFICSLAVADMLVSVSNASETIVIALINGGSLTIPARLIKSMDNVFDSMICSSLLASICSLLAIAVDRYITIFYALRYHNIVTLRRATLVISSIWTCCIVSGIMFIIYSESTTVLICLITMFFTMLVLMASLYVHMFLLARLHMKRIAALPGNAPIHQRANMKGAITLTILLGVFVVCWAPFFLHLILMISCPRNPYCTCFMSHFNMYLILIMCNSVIDPIIYAFRSQEMRKTFKEIFCCSNALLCV